From the genome of Fervidobacterium thailandense, one region includes:
- a CDS encoding proline--tRNA ligase, translated as MRFSQFYAPTLKEAPADAEIISQELLVRGGFIRKIAAGVYTYLPLGRRVLLKIENIVREEMNRIGANEILMPIIQPAELWKQSGRWDDYGPEMMKLRDRHDREFTLGPTHEELVTYLVQNELNSYRQLPITLYQIANKYRDEIRPRFGVLRAREFIMKDGYSFHSSWESLDETYQAHKQAYSRIMERIGLKYAVVEAATGAIGGSESHEFVAFADTGESNILYCECGYAGNDERVPFKGQVVVDEEQEAQIEKVYTPNVRTAKEVADFLGVPVRKIVKTLIYKGRNGFFMALVPGDRELNEEKLKTFLGDQSLTFATPEEVYERFNVPIGFLGPVGVKGITIVADPLVGGMKNFVVGGMEKDYHYVNVNVGRDFKVDAWVDLVVATAGDPCPVCGRPLNARKGIELGHIFKLGTKYSEAMGTKFMDRDGQLKPFIMGCYGWGISRTMGAIVEQLHDEKGIIWPISVAPFTVVITPVSNNEVLMSFSESLYQFLIQKGEEVLFDDRNVSPGIKFNDADLIGIPFRITVGKAYNEGYVEVKWRTGRQDKVPAQPSKILEYLVAAKNEWRL; from the coding sequence ATGAGATTTTCACAGTTTTACGCCCCAACTCTTAAAGAAGCGCCGGCCGATGCTGAAATTATCAGTCAGGAATTACTTGTTCGCGGGGGGTTTATAAGAAAAATAGCCGCTGGTGTGTACACTTATTTACCACTTGGCAGAAGGGTATTGCTGAAAATCGAGAATATCGTCCGTGAGGAGATGAACCGGATCGGTGCAAATGAGATTCTCATGCCTATAATCCAGCCTGCCGAACTGTGGAAACAGTCCGGTAGGTGGGATGACTATGGTCCAGAGATGATGAAACTTCGCGATAGGCACGATAGGGAGTTCACACTTGGACCAACGCACGAAGAGCTCGTAACCTACCTGGTTCAGAATGAGCTCAACAGCTACAGGCAGCTGCCCATCACGCTTTACCAGATTGCCAACAAGTACAGGGACGAAATCAGACCAAGGTTTGGGGTTCTGAGGGCCAGGGAGTTTATAATGAAGGACGGCTACAGTTTCCACAGTAGCTGGGAGTCACTGGATGAGACGTACCAAGCGCACAAGCAAGCGTACTCAAGGATCATGGAACGCATCGGTTTGAAGTACGCGGTTGTCGAAGCGGCTACTGGCGCAATCGGTGGTAGCGAATCGCACGAGTTCGTTGCTTTTGCCGATACCGGGGAGAGTAACATACTTTATTGTGAGTGTGGGTATGCTGGTAACGATGAGCGTGTGCCGTTCAAAGGGCAGGTCGTCGTTGACGAAGAACAGGAAGCTCAGATCGAAAAAGTTTACACCCCGAACGTGAGAACCGCCAAAGAGGTCGCAGATTTCTTGGGGGTTCCGGTACGTAAGATTGTAAAAACGCTTATATACAAGGGGCGAAATGGTTTCTTCATGGCACTCGTGCCGGGTGATCGGGAACTGAACGAAGAGAAGTTGAAAACGTTCCTCGGCGACCAATCGTTGACGTTTGCGACGCCGGAAGAGGTTTACGAACGCTTCAACGTTCCCATCGGTTTCCTCGGACCAGTTGGTGTTAAAGGAATAACGATCGTTGCCGATCCTCTGGTTGGTGGTATGAAGAACTTTGTGGTTGGCGGTATGGAGAAGGACTACCACTATGTCAACGTCAACGTTGGTAGGGATTTCAAAGTCGATGCTTGGGTGGATCTGGTCGTGGCAACCGCTGGGGATCCTTGTCCCGTTTGTGGACGGCCCTTGAATGCGCGGAAGGGTATCGAATTGGGACACATATTCAAGCTCGGTACCAAGTACTCCGAGGCGATGGGAACGAAGTTCATGGACCGGGACGGTCAACTCAAGCCGTTCATTATGGGGTGCTACGGATGGGGTATATCCAGGACAATGGGAGCTATCGTCGAACAGCTGCACGATGAAAAGGGAATAATCTGGCCGATATCTGTTGCTCCTTTCACCGTCGTAATAACACCTGTTAGTAACAACGAGGTGCTGATGAGCTTTTCCGAGTCCCTGTACCAGTTTCTCATCCAAAAAGGAGAGGAAGTACTGTTCGACGATAGGAACGTTTCGCCCGGAATAAAGTTCAACGATGCGGACCTTATCGGTATACCGTTCAGGATTACCGTTGGAAAGGCCTACAACGAAGGATACGTGGAAGTAAAGTGGAGAACGGGTAGGCAGGACAAGGTACCAGCACAGCCTTCCAAAATTCTCGAGTACCTGGTGGCAGCAAAGAACGAATGGAGGCTTTAA